One Alkaliphilus sp. B6464 genomic window carries:
- a CDS encoding DUF1385 domain-containing protein, translating into MSKLGHKVAKPTSIGGQALIEGVMMKGPKDIAIAVRTPDNQITVKKEPVTGIVEKYKLNKIPFLRGGIALIDSMVLGVRSLNYAADIAMPEEETSEESSKLEGFLERIFKDKLNDVLIYFSVFVALLISVAVFVLGPTLLTGALKNVITTTLGLNLIEGILRLSLFVGYIAIISKMEDIKRVFQYHGAEHKTIYCYENGEDLTVENVRKYSTLHPRCGTSFLFIVMMVSMILFSIIGWSDPITRVVSRLILMPVVAGISYEIIRIAGKSQSALMSIVSYPGMAMQKLTTIEPDDGQIEVAIEALKNVLVEDGDAALW; encoded by the coding sequence ATGAGCAAATTAGGCCATAAGGTGGCAAAGCCAACCTCTATAGGAGGTCAGGCTTTAATAGAAGGTGTTATGATGAAAGGCCCAAAGGATATAGCGATAGCTGTTAGAACACCAGATAATCAAATAACAGTAAAAAAAGAACCTGTAACAGGTATTGTTGAAAAATATAAGTTAAATAAAATTCCTTTTTTAAGAGGGGGTATAGCTCTTATAGATTCGATGGTACTTGGAGTACGGTCGCTAAACTATGCAGCAGATATAGCTATGCCGGAAGAAGAAACTAGTGAAGAATCTAGTAAACTAGAAGGTTTTTTAGAGAGGATTTTTAAAGATAAGCTAAATGATGTATTAATCTATTTTTCAGTATTTGTAGCTCTTTTAATATCAGTTGCAGTCTTTGTTTTAGGACCAACCCTGTTAACTGGAGCATTGAAAAATGTAATAACTACTACATTAGGATTAAATCTAATAGAAGGAATTTTACGTTTAAGTCTGTTTGTAGGATATATCGCTATTATTTCTAAAATGGAAGATATAAAAAGAGTTTTTCAATATCACGGAGCAGAGCATAAAACTATCTATTGCTATGAAAATGGTGAAGACCTTACTGTAGAAAATGTAAGAAAATATTCTACACTTCACCCTAGATGCGGAACTAGCTTTCTTTTTATAGTTATGATGGTTAGTATGATACTTTTCTCCATTATTGGTTGGAGTGACCCTATTACTAGAGTTGTAAGCCGATTGATTCTAATGCCTGTAGTAGCTGGAATTTCCTACGAAATTATTAGAATTGCTGGTAAAAGTCAATCTGCACTTATGTCTATAGTAAGTTACCCGGGAATGGCGATGCAAAAATTAACAACTATAGAACCAGATGATGGACAGATTGAAGTAGCTATAGAAGCTCTTAAAAATGTTTTAGTAGAAGATGGGGATGCGGCATTATGGTAA
- the speD gene encoding adenosylmethionine decarboxylase, whose translation MEIKTIKKLKLYGFNNLTKSLSFNIYDICYAKTPEDRKRYIEYIDEQYNAARLTSILTQVAEIIGANILNIAKQDYDPQGASVTMLVSEGELTPSHKNESQFEESPGPIPTSVLGHLDKSHITVHTYPESHPDDGISTFRADIDVSTCGCISPLKALNFLIHSFESDIMTIDYRVRGFTRDVNGKKFYIDHKINSIQNYIPRNTLDFYQAIDVNVYQENIFHTKMMLKKFDLDNYLFGTNKKELLPKERTKIKQKLKKEMNEIFYGRNMPKI comes from the coding sequence ATGGAGATAAAAACTATAAAAAAGTTAAAACTATATGGCTTTAATAACCTTACAAAATCCCTAAGTTTTAATATTTATGATATTTGTTATGCAAAAACTCCAGAGGATAGAAAAAGATATATAGAATATATAGATGAGCAGTACAATGCTGCAAGATTGACCTCTATATTAACCCAGGTTGCGGAAATAATAGGTGCTAATATATTAAATATAGCAAAACAGGACTACGACCCTCAAGGTGCCAGTGTAACTATGTTAGTATCTGAGGGAGAATTAACTCCTTCTCACAAAAATGAATCCCAATTTGAAGAAAGCCCTGGGCCAATACCTACCTCAGTTTTAGGTCATTTAGATAAAAGCCATATCACAGTCCATACTTATCCAGAGAGCCATCCAGATGATGGCATAAGCACCTTTAGAGCAGATATAGACGTATCTACCTGTGGTTGCATTTCTCCACTAAAGGCTCTAAATTTTTTAATCCATAGCTTTGAGTCCGACATTATGACTATAGACTATAGAGTACGCGGCTTTACTAGAGATGTTAATGGAAAGAAATTTTATATAGATCATAAAATAAACTCTATACAAAATTATATACCGCGAAATACTTTAGATTTTTATCAAGCTATTGACGTAAACGTATATCAGGAAAATATATTCCATACTAAAATGATGTTAAAAAAATTCGACCTAGATAACTATTTGTTTGGTACAAATAAAAAAGAGCTTTTGCCTAAGGAAAGAACGAAAATTAAACAAAAGCTTAAAAAAGAAATGAATGAAATTTTTTATGGTAGGAATATGCCAAAGATATAG
- a CDS encoding ABC transporter permease, translated as MAFKRNMGLVILMTIFPIVLTLIFGGVNSGGGKQTLPIVNEDNSVYSRRLIDEIKKSNSYRIKEVDSEEAERLVREQDVFFALVVPQGFKEAIEEGKEGSLIIARSVETLDIYGLQGVLNSAVRKIVIQSNIVNKGVEILNKYKKKEDAAERFYQLVESKWEEQRPITVRAKVLGEDNNKKINSTTSISAGFLLFFSMYPILFLVGDILEDKKLLIWDRLMISPVSKIEIYAANLIFAFTIGMAQMLVLVLLNKIIFKITWTENVIGFVLLLGVFAFTVIGLGLFLTSFLKTSQQLSSVAPIVLTSTSMLGGLMWPIEIITNKFLLLLARFTPQFWAMDAMKKLITYNAPTQDILFPIMVLLLMGIILMGVGLQITEGK; from the coding sequence ATGGCATTTAAAAGAAATATGGGTTTGGTTATATTGATGACTATTTTCCCTATTGTTCTTACATTAATTTTTGGAGGAGTAAACTCAGGGGGAGGAAAACAAACACTACCCATTGTTAATGAGGATAATAGTGTTTACTCTAGGAGGCTTATAGATGAAATTAAAAAGTCTAATTCTTATCGTATTAAAGAAGTAGATTCTGAGGAAGCAGAAAGATTAGTACGGGAACAGGATGTATTCTTTGCCCTAGTAGTTCCACAAGGTTTTAAGGAGGCAATTGAAGAAGGCAAAGAAGGCTCTCTTATAATTGCCAGAAGTGTGGAAACTTTAGACATTTATGGGCTGCAGGGAGTTCTAAACAGTGCAGTACGAAAAATAGTTATTCAAAGTAATATTGTTAATAAAGGGGTAGAGATTTTAAATAAGTACAAGAAGAAAGAGGATGCTGCAGAACGATTTTATCAGTTGGTAGAGAGTAAGTGGGAAGAGCAAAGACCTATTACTGTAAGAGCGAAAGTGTTAGGAGAAGATAATAATAAAAAAATAAATTCTACTACATCAATTTCTGCAGGTTTTTTACTGTTCTTTTCCATGTATCCAATATTATTTTTAGTTGGAGATATTTTAGAGGATAAGAAATTGTTGATATGGGATCGACTGATGATTTCTCCTGTATCAAAAATAGAAATATATGCGGCTAATCTTATTTTTGCCTTTACAATAGGAATGGCACAAATGCTAGTTTTAGTTTTACTTAATAAGATAATATTTAAGATTACATGGACAGAAAATGTTATTGGATTCGTGTTGCTTTTGGGAGTATTTGCATTCACAGTTATAGGGTTAGGCTTATTTCTAACATCCTTTCTTAAAACCTCTCAGCAACTTTCAAGTGTAGCTCCAATAGTGCTAACGAGTACCTCTATGTTAGGTGGACTAATGTGGCCTATAGAGATTATCACTAATAAATTTCTTCTTCTTTTAGCAAGATTTACGCCTCAATTTTGGGCTATGGATGCCATGAAAAAACTTATAACGTACAACGCGCCTACTCAAGACATACTTTTTCCTATAATGGTATTGCTTTTAATGGGGATAATTTTAATGGGAGTTGGCTTGCAAATAACCGAAGGTAAATAG
- a CDS encoding ABC transporter permease — protein sequence MLLNLIGKDIKRALRNRKSLLILLVMPAVLITILGFSIGRLLDNEDGWMAHSTIGIVNLDNAQEGREKIINTISQLAGEEESFDIEEIKENMKSFDFEKILLEDIFGSEALSKFLSYEILGEEEALNLLEKEELSAVIIIPEDFTYYTMMNLASPFIYRQQVQVLKSKNNSFTGNIVEEIMTGFTNVLSSGIIAKSSLFEIGAEMGIGDKLQTEIGTLLEGVLSQSSTIKLQMENRNAVKSVNGMQYYSVGIAMMFVLYVAGYGAKYAFDEKYYHTYERLRISNVTKGQILMSRGITTFLIAFMQIVILIIYSSLIFSISWGEPLNVLTLTISVALAVGGISAFLTAINYKIGNTKISNMFENVIIMIFASLGGSFFPIKGAPLLGKMGSLTPNGTAINGYIKLMQGYGIGEIVGSLTVLISIFIGSLVLAVIILKQGEVA from the coding sequence ATGCTATTAAATTTAATAGGTAAGGATATAAAAAGAGCCCTTAGGAATCGGAAATCACTACTAATCTTATTGGTGATGCCTGCTGTTTTAATTACTATATTAGGGTTTTCTATAGGTAGGCTTTTAGATAATGAAGATGGCTGGATGGCGCATTCGACAATAGGTATAGTCAACTTAGATAATGCACAAGAAGGTAGAGAAAAGATAATAAATACAATAAGTCAGTTGGCAGGTGAAGAAGAGTCCTTCGATATTGAAGAAATAAAGGAAAACATGAAGTCCTTTGACTTTGAAAAAATATTATTAGAAGATATATTTGGTTCGGAAGCTTTATCAAAATTTTTAAGCTATGAAATATTGGGAGAGGAAGAGGCACTAAATCTATTAGAAAAAGAAGAACTTAGTGCTGTAATCATTATTCCAGAGGACTTTACCTATTATACTATGATGAATTTAGCCTCTCCTTTCATTTATAGACAACAGGTACAAGTATTAAAAAGTAAAAATAATAGTTTTACAGGAAATATTGTAGAAGAAATAATGACTGGTTTTACTAATGTGCTATCATCAGGAATAATTGCTAAAAGTAGCCTTTTTGAAATAGGGGCAGAAATGGGAATCGGAGATAAGTTGCAAACCGAGATAGGGACTTTGCTTGAAGGGGTATTATCACAGTCTTCCACAATAAAACTGCAGATGGAAAACAGAAATGCAGTGAAGTCGGTTAATGGAATGCAGTATTATTCCGTAGGGATAGCAATGATGTTTGTGCTTTATGTGGCAGGCTACGGTGCAAAATATGCTTTTGATGAAAAGTACTATCATACCTATGAACGACTTAGAATAAGCAATGTTACAAAGGGACAGATTTTAATGAGCAGAGGGATTACAACCTTTTTAATTGCTTTTATGCAAATAGTTATTTTAATTATATACTCGTCCCTAATTTTTAGCATTAGCTGGGGAGAGCCTTTGAATGTACTGACTTTAACTATATCCGTAGCTTTAGCGGTGGGGGGAATAAGTGCTTTTTTAACAGCTATAAATTATAAAATTGGAAATACCAAAATATCTAATATGTTTGAAAATGTTATTATTATGATTTTTGCCTCTTTAGGAGGAAGTTTCTTTCCTATAAAGGGTGCACCATTGCTTGGAAAAATGGGTTCCTTAACGCCTAATGGTACTGCTATAAATGGATATATTAAGTTGATGCAAGGCTATGGGATAGGAGAGATCGTTGGAAGCTTAACAGTGCTAATTAGTATTTTTATAGGTTCTTTGGTGCTAGCAGTAATAATACTAAAACAAGGGGAGGTGGCATAG
- a CDS encoding ABC transporter ATP-binding protein — translation MIEVKEIRKNFKKVEAVKGVSLTINDGEILGLLGPNGAGKSTTISIISTLFPPSSGEVLYKGKDILKNPKGFREILGAVPQEIALYPELTGYENLRFFGKVYGLKGKELEQRIQEVLEIVGLNGRVRDLVKSYSGGMKRRVNIGCALLHKPKILIMDEPTVGIDPQSRNHILETVKRLREEGMTIIYTSHYMEEVEYLCDRIYIMDHGEIIATGSKEELKEQISNEETMEVIFETIQDDTIEVLKNIVGVKAVNSNDNMITLIYEKGINILQLVFEKAQDRQEKIISIQIKTPTLEDVFLKLTGRTIRD, via the coding sequence GTGATAGAGGTTAAAGAAATAAGAAAAAACTTTAAGAAGGTGGAGGCGGTTAAAGGTGTATCTTTAACTATTAATGATGGGGAAATTTTAGGTTTATTAGGTCCAAATGGAGCAGGAAAATCTACCACTATCTCTATAATATCTACTTTGTTTCCTCCTAGTTCTGGAGAAGTGCTTTACAAAGGTAAAGATATATTAAAAAATCCTAAGGGCTTTAGAGAAATACTAGGTGCGGTTCCACAGGAGATAGCACTATACCCTGAATTAACAGGCTATGAAAATTTAAGGTTTTTTGGAAAGGTTTATGGGCTTAAGGGTAAGGAGCTAGAGCAGAGAATACAAGAGGTTTTAGAGATTGTAGGATTAAATGGTCGAGTGAGAGATTTGGTTAAAAGCTACTCTGGAGGAATGAAAAGAAGAGTAAACATTGGTTGTGCTCTACTCCATAAACCTAAAATACTAATTATGGATGAACCTACAGTGGGTATAGATCCACAATCAAGAAATCATATTTTGGAAACTGTTAAAAGGTTAAGAGAAGAAGGAATGACTATTATATATACTAGTCACTACATGGAAGAGGTAGAATACCTATGTGATCGTATTTATATAATGGATCACGGTGAAATTATTGCTACAGGTAGTAAAGAAGAACTTAAAGAACAGATTTCCAACGAAGAAACCATGGAAGTTATATTTGAAACTATTCAGGATGATACCATAGAAGTATTGAAAAATATAGTTGGAGTTAAAGCAGTTAATAGTAATGATAATATGATTACTTTAATTTATGAAAAGGGAATTAATATATTGCAGCTAGTGTTTGAAAAAGCCCAAGATAGACAGGAAAAAATTATTTCAATTCAAATAAAGACCCCTACATTAGAGGATGTTTTCTTAAAGCTAACTGGAAGAACTATAAGGGATTAG
- a CDS encoding response regulator transcription factor, with product MIRIAIIDDQPIVRQGLAMVLGSEKDIEVVAKGGDGFEAIEICSKNCIDVMLMDIKMPSLNGVEATRKIKEQHSNVKIIILTTFNEDEYIFEALKYGASGYLLKDALPEKIAEAIRIVYNGGAQIQPDVAVKVVEKFKSYGKKHEVRDKRIEDLTEREIDIIRCVGEGKSNREIAKELFISEGTVKNHITNILNKLSLRDRTQLAIFSINNNLV from the coding sequence ATGATACGTATAGCAATTATTGACGATCAGCCTATTGTTAGACAAGGGCTAGCTATGGTATTGGGAAGTGAAAAAGATATAGAAGTGGTGGCAAAGGGTGGAGATGGTTTTGAAGCTATTGAAATTTGTAGCAAAAATTGTATCGATGTTATGCTAATGGATATCAAAATGCCTAGCCTTAATGGGGTAGAGGCCACTAGAAAAATTAAGGAGCAGCACTCTAATGTTAAAATTATTATTTTAACTACATTTAATGAAGATGAGTATATTTTTGAAGCCTTAAAATATGGTGCATCTGGTTACCTATTAAAAGATGCTTTGCCCGAAAAGATTGCTGAAGCTATACGGATTGTTTATAATGGTGGAGCTCAAATTCAACCTGATGTAGCAGTAAAGGTAGTAGAGAAGTTTAAAAGCTATGGAAAAAAACATGAAGTTAGAGACAAAAGAATAGAGGATTTAACCGAGAGAGAAATTGATATTATTCGATGTGTAGGAGAAGGAAAAAGTAATAGGGAAATTGCTAAGGAACTTTTTATTTCTGAGGGGACAGTAAAAAATCATATAACTAACATACTTAATAAGTTATCCTTAAGAGATAGGACTCAATTAGCTATTTTTAGTATTAATAATAATTTAGTATAG
- a CDS encoding sensor histidine kinase, producing MKKVIYIAKPLLATVLFSLALAFENASKERAIILMGIFIFYILWGMIRPSFHQKWAWIILLDGILIFLLEHYSKYLVNYFFHFLYVVVILEAGITLNSRRWGNTAAIFFSLLSMGKFSYALYVMPNAKTIAEFFFNFLALAFIVTLINYGKLQSEGRAQQEILYKELLRAYDKLKEYSQMREEALALKERNRIAGELHDSVGHSLTSLIMQIEMLDHLYQKNEDISDLLKDIKNNGRQALIGTREAVAALNEQPNKSIEDIISMLKSFQKDTNVEIDYNIPSVYLLPEEGIVLYRVLQEALTNALRHGKCSRIEVKCEVIKENFYFYIEDDGVGSNNKNGFGQRNMKERIESLGGSMEVITGRPYKIKGFFCLRRDEII from the coding sequence ATGAAAAAAGTTATATACATTGCAAAGCCTTTACTAGCAACTGTTTTATTCAGTTTGGCTCTAGCCTTTGAAAATGCTTCTAAGGAAAGAGCTATCATTTTAATGGGAATATTTATATTTTATATTTTGTGGGGAATGATTAGACCGTCTTTTCACCAGAAGTGGGCATGGATTATATTATTAGATGGTATTTTAATATTTTTATTAGAACATTACTCGAAATATTTGGTTAATTATTTCTTTCATTTTTTATATGTAGTTGTCATATTAGAGGCAGGTATTACTTTAAATAGCAGAAGATGGGGTAATACAGCTGCCATTTTCTTTTCTTTATTATCCATGGGCAAATTTTCCTATGCCCTTTATGTAATGCCTAATGCTAAAACTATTGCTGAATTTTTCTTTAACTTTTTAGCTCTAGCATTTATTGTTACACTTATTAATTATGGAAAATTACAATCTGAAGGAAGAGCACAGCAGGAAATATTGTATAAAGAACTTCTGAGGGCTTACGATAAACTAAAGGAGTATAGCCAGATGCGAGAAGAAGCCCTTGCTTTAAAGGAGAGAAATAGAATAGCTGGAGAGCTTCATGACAGTGTAGGACATAGCCTAACTTCATTGATTATGCAAATAGAAATGTTGGACCATCTTTATCAAAAAAATGAAGACATTTCCGATCTATTAAAAGACATTAAAAATAATGGAAGGCAAGCTTTGATTGGAACTCGTGAAGCCGTGGCGGCGTTAAATGAACAACCTAATAAAAGTATTGAAGATATAATCAGCATGTTAAAATCTTTTCAAAAAGATACTAATGTGGAAATAGATTATAATATTCCATCGGTTTATTTGCTACCAGAAGAAGGTATTGTTCTTTATCGTGTTCTTCAAGAGGCTCTAACTAATGCATTGCGTCATGGGAAGTGTAGTAGGATAGAAGTTAAATGTGAAGTGATCAAGGAAAACTTTTATTTTTATATTGAAGATGATGGTGTAGGATCTAATAATAAAAATGGTTTTGGTCAGAGGAATATGAAGGAAAGGATAGAATCATTGGGTGGGAGTATGGAGGTTATAACTGGGCGGCCATACAAGATTAAGGGATTTTTTTGCTTAAGGAGAGATGAGATTATATGA